A section of the Myxococcota bacterium genome encodes:
- the pgsC gene encoding poly-gamma-glutamate biosynthesis protein PgsC — MSEVEIGVIAIGLVVSLLYSEAFGVAPGGIIVPGYLALSIFDPVQIGLTLGVALLTFFAVRVWATIAIVYGRRRTVLSILTGFAIASLVRGALGVGTPVGPFEVDVIGYVIPGLLAIWMDRQGVVVTLASAITASVFTRLLGLLVLGVA, encoded by the coding sequence ATGAGCGAAGTCGAGATCGGCGTCATCGCGATCGGCCTCGTGGTCAGCCTGCTCTACTCGGAAGCGTTCGGCGTGGCGCCCGGCGGCATCATCGTCCCGGGCTATCTCGCGCTCTCGATCTTCGATCCGGTCCAGATCGGGCTGACCCTCGGCGTCGCGCTGCTGACCTTCTTCGCCGTGCGCGTCTGGGCGACCATCGCGATCGTCTACGGCCGGCGCCGCACCGTGCTCTCGATCCTGACGGGCTTTGCCATCGCCAGCCTGGTCCGGGGCGCGCTCGGGGTCGGAACGCCGGTGGGTCCCTTCGAGGTCGACGTCATCGGCTACGTGATCCCAGGCCTGCTCGCGATCTGGATGGATCGCCAGGGGGTCGTCGTCACCCTGGCCTCGGCCATCACCGCCAGCGTGTTCACCCGCTTGCTGGGCCTGCTAGTCCTCGGGGTGGCGTAG
- a CDS encoding class I SAM-dependent methyltransferase: protein MGLRDFLKPRIQDWTMRFMNDMRPETVAVASGDVLEVGFGTGLNLDLYPPDVKSVTGVDPLVTEGLPAVESRIAAAPFPVERHPLAADGGLPFDAGRFDCVITTWTLCSIPDAPAALTEMRRVLKPGGRYVFIEHGTAENPSTARWQNRVNPLWKRMTDGCNINRPIDRIVEGSGFELSRLDRFRAKGPGILAQMYRGIATRS from the coding sequence ATGGGCCTTCGCGATTTCCTGAAGCCGCGCATCCAGGACTGGACGATGCGCTTCATGAACGACATGCGTCCCGAGACGGTGGCCGTCGCCAGCGGCGATGTCCTCGAGGTGGGCTTCGGCACCGGGCTCAACCTCGACCTCTACCCGCCGGACGTGAAGTCGGTGACGGGGGTCGATCCCCTCGTCACCGAGGGGCTGCCCGCGGTCGAGTCGCGCATCGCCGCCGCGCCCTTCCCGGTCGAGCGTCACCCGTTGGCGGCCGACGGCGGCCTGCCCTTCGACGCGGGACGCTTCGACTGCGTGATCACGACCTGGACGCTCTGCTCGATCCCCGATGCCCCGGCCGCGCTCACCGAGATGCGTCGCGTCCTGAAGCCCGGCGGTCGCTACGTCTTCATCGAGCACGGAACGGCGGAGAACCCGTCGACCGCGCGCTGGCAGAATCGCGTGAACCCGCTGTGGAAGCGCATGACCGACGGCTGCAACATCAATCGGCCGATCGATCGCATCGTCGAGGGCAGCGGCTTCGAGTTGAGCCGGCTCGACCGATTCCGCGCGAAGGGTCCCGGGATCCTCGCGCAGATGTACCGGGGCATCGCGACCAGGTCGTAG
- a CDS encoding cupin domain-containing protein, which yields MTTKIEPLDLETTYLGLAQSSEVRVVPVGPDFWETIHENEAIGPRMVGIFPFSSSWDSWEVHPAGDEVVAVLAGAGDMLVEVDGEEVRVPLRAGQTVVVPRGVWHTLDVHEPGKSLHITWGERTEHRPR from the coding sequence ATGACCACGAAGATCGAACCCCTGGATCTCGAGACCACCTACCTCGGCCTCGCCCAGAGCTCCGAGGTGCGCGTGGTGCCGGTGGGCCCCGATTTCTGGGAGACGATTCACGAGAACGAGGCGATCGGCCCGCGGATGGTCGGGATCTTCCCTTTCTCGAGCAGCTGGGACAGCTGGGAAGTGCACCCGGCGGGCGACGAGGTGGTGGCCGTGCTCGCCGGCGCGGGCGACATGCTCGTCGAGGTCGACGGCGAGGAGGTGCGCGTACCCCTGCGCGCCGGGCAGACCGTCGTCGTGCCCAGAGGCGTCTGGCACACCCTCGACGTCCACGAGCCCGGCAAGAGCCTGCACATCACCTGGGGCGAGCGCACCGAGCACCGCCCGCGCTGA
- a CDS encoding mechanosensitive ion channel domain-containing protein — translation MIAHRLLHFAAALVVGLLFAGAPAHTQEVAIPGTGSDDAEAQDVQASLEALQKQADRLRTRLAEWQARGDEFERAYQNAPTRLAEIKAEIAALEARSTPEPASSTTAAELEVEVLSAEQDLALAQREVADLEAEQDRRSERRRQLPELLAEAKARLAALAESAPQVVPDDEAVAEVQTQVGMLRKQALEAEVRAHEFELLGYEARGEWLEASLARATLRAKSGEASLEALRSALIEKREGEATRDAEEALASLEAVASLDPAVQDAVRQLAQENADLAQGRTGEQGLLQKIDSVSRKLTRADQRVSAVEADFQRLTYKVESSGLTDSVGLLLRKTRSEVPDVGKYRRFIRMRQGQISEVEARQDELREELAGLKDIDGIVEANLARFGEALSEPERERLAAVLRDLLQTKRKHLGALLGDYEDYFQKLVDFDARQQELIDKTTELLRFIDQRILWVPSGGSMHPGLFGDAIDGIAWLVTPRFWGQLVRALFAFGREAWFGNALFALLLALAHPIVRRRVKPRLAAAAEVARPPTCVEFRPSLEALFLSLLASPWIPLLLGFVGWRLSTSPDATQYVRSFAHGLLGAALIWGTLEVPRQLLRSDGLAVAHFGWPEASVRALRRWLGWIALVAVPLVFVIQVFEMRAEDAWRESVGRIALVALLLLMACFTHLMLREGGGLRAILKATPWIRPEHGWWRALHFAAVLVPIALIVAAVRGYYWTALQLAGSYHLTLFFLLLLLFAFQLSLRWSLLARRRIAFRQFREAQEAERAKATEPELTGERVAIPEPQLDLAEVDAQTGRLLATSAVVTMFFGLWFLWVDLVPAFGVLDGVELWSTTETVTVESTDPDGKRIFETEDRVVPVTVASLVLAVLIAFMTLVLVRNLPGLLEISIFRRLGTQPGERYAYATIAKYALSVVGGVLAFNAIGVGWSNVQWLVAAVGLGLGFGLQEIFANFISGLIILFERPIRVGDTVTVGNISGTVTKIRIRATWITSFDRKELVVPNKEFVTTQLVNWSLSDPILRVDIPVGIAYGSDTELAIRELHAVAVANEHVLTEPRPEVVFKGFGESSLDLELRVFSPDIDHRIPILHALHLAIDRAFRAARIEIAFPQRDLHLRSVPPGVTVEPDEA, via the coding sequence GTGATCGCCCATCGACTCCTCCATTTCGCGGCCGCACTCGTGGTCGGCCTACTCTTCGCGGGGGCGCCGGCCCACACCCAGGAAGTGGCGATCCCGGGGACGGGCAGCGACGACGCCGAGGCGCAGGACGTGCAAGCGTCGCTCGAGGCGCTGCAGAAGCAGGCGGATCGGCTGCGGACGCGTCTCGCCGAATGGCAAGCGCGCGGCGACGAGTTCGAGCGGGCCTATCAGAATGCGCCCACGCGGCTGGCGGAGATCAAGGCGGAGATCGCCGCGCTCGAAGCCCGATCGACACCCGAGCCAGCGTCGTCCACGACGGCTGCCGAGCTCGAAGTCGAAGTGCTGTCGGCCGAGCAGGACCTGGCCCTCGCCCAGCGCGAGGTGGCCGATCTCGAAGCCGAACAAGATCGGCGCTCCGAGCGGCGACGACAGCTCCCCGAGCTGCTCGCGGAGGCGAAGGCGCGACTCGCCGCCCTCGCCGAGTCCGCACCCCAGGTCGTCCCCGATGACGAAGCCGTCGCGGAGGTGCAGACGCAGGTCGGGATGCTCCGAAAGCAGGCGCTCGAAGCCGAGGTGCGTGCCCACGAGTTCGAGCTGCTCGGCTATGAGGCACGCGGAGAATGGCTCGAGGCGAGCCTGGCGCGCGCCACGCTGCGGGCGAAGAGCGGCGAGGCCTCGCTCGAAGCGCTGCGCAGCGCGCTCATCGAGAAGCGCGAGGGCGAAGCCACACGCGATGCCGAAGAGGCGCTCGCCTCGCTCGAGGCCGTCGCCTCCCTCGATCCGGCCGTCCAGGACGCGGTGCGCCAGCTCGCACAGGAAAACGCCGACCTCGCCCAGGGCCGCACGGGCGAGCAGGGCCTGCTGCAGAAGATCGACTCGGTTTCGCGGAAGCTCACGCGCGCCGACCAACGGGTGAGCGCGGTCGAGGCCGACTTCCAGCGGCTGACCTACAAGGTCGAGTCGAGTGGCCTGACGGATTCGGTGGGCCTCCTGCTGCGCAAGACGCGCTCGGAAGTGCCGGATGTGGGCAAGTACCGGCGCTTCATCCGCATGCGCCAGGGCCAGATCTCGGAGGTCGAGGCGCGGCAAGACGAGCTGCGCGAAGAACTCGCCGGGCTGAAAGACATCGACGGGATCGTCGAGGCGAACCTCGCGCGCTTCGGCGAAGCCCTCTCGGAGCCGGAGCGCGAGCGTCTCGCGGCGGTGCTGCGCGACCTCTTGCAGACGAAGCGCAAGCATCTCGGCGCGCTGCTCGGCGACTACGAGGACTACTTCCAGAAGCTGGTCGACTTCGACGCGCGACAGCAGGAGCTGATCGACAAGACGACCGAGCTCTTGCGCTTCATCGATCAGCGCATCCTGTGGGTGCCGAGCGGGGGCTCGATGCACCCGGGCCTGTTCGGCGATGCCATCGATGGCATCGCCTGGTTGGTGACGCCGCGTTTCTGGGGTCAGCTGGTGCGCGCGCTGTTCGCCTTCGGCCGCGAGGCGTGGTTCGGGAATGCGCTGTTCGCGCTGCTCCTGGCGCTGGCTCACCCGATCGTGCGGCGACGCGTGAAGCCGCGGCTCGCGGCGGCGGCCGAGGTGGCGCGTCCGCCCACCTGCGTCGAGTTCCGGCCCAGTCTCGAAGCCCTGTTCCTCTCCTTGCTCGCGTCTCCCTGGATCCCCCTCCTGCTGGGGTTCGTCGGCTGGCGTCTCAGCACTTCCCCCGACGCCACCCAGTACGTGCGCAGCTTCGCTCACGGTCTGCTGGGCGCGGCGCTGATCTGGGGGACGTTGGAGGTGCCGCGTCAGCTCCTGCGCAGCGACGGGTTGGCCGTGGCCCACTTCGGCTGGCCCGAGGCGAGCGTGCGCGCGCTGCGTCGCTGGCTCGGCTGGATCGCGCTGGTGGCCGTGCCCCTGGTGTTCGTGATCCAGGTCTTCGAGATGCGGGCCGAAGACGCCTGGCGCGAGTCGGTCGGTCGCATCGCGCTGGTCGCGCTGTTGCTGTTGATGGCGTGCTTCACCCATCTGATGCTGCGCGAAGGTGGCGGGCTGCGCGCGATTCTGAAGGCCACGCCGTGGATCCGGCCCGAGCACGGTTGGTGGCGCGCCCTCCACTTCGCCGCGGTCCTCGTGCCGATCGCGCTGATCGTCGCCGCCGTGCGTGGCTACTACTGGACCGCTCTCCAGCTGGCCGGCAGCTACCACCTCACGCTCTTCTTCCTGCTGCTACTGCTCTTCGCGTTCCAGCTCTCCTTGCGCTGGTCGCTCCTGGCGCGGCGCCGGATCGCGTTCCGTCAGTTCCGCGAAGCCCAGGAGGCCGAGCGCGCGAAGGCGACCGAGCCCGAGCTCACCGGCGAACGCGTGGCGATTCCCGAACCCCAGCTCGATCTGGCCGAAGTCGACGCCCAGACGGGGCGACTGCTCGCGACGTCCGCGGTCGTCACGATGTTCTTCGGGCTGTGGTTCCTGTGGGTCGACCTCGTGCCCGCGTTCGGCGTCCTGGATGGCGTCGAGCTGTGGTCGACGACCGAGACGGTGACCGTCGAATCGACGGACCCGGATGGGAAGCGGATCTTCGAGACCGAAGACCGCGTGGTGCCGGTCACCGTGGCGAGCCTCGTGCTCGCCGTCCTGATCGCGTTCATGACTCTGGTGTTGGTGCGCAACCTGCCGGGGCTGCTCGAAATTTCGATCTTCCGGCGGCTCGGGACCCAGCCGGGCGAGCGCTATGCGTACGCCACGATCGCGAAGTACGCCCTCAGCGTCGTCGGCGGCGTGCTCGCCTTCAACGCGATCGGCGTGGGCTGGTCGAACGTCCAGTGGCTGGTGGCGGCGGTCGGCCTCGGCCTCGGCTTCGGCTTGCAGGAAATCTTCGCGAACTTCATCTCCGGATTGATCATCCTCTTCGAGCGTCCGATCCGCGTGGGCGACACCGTCACCGTCGGCAACATCAGCGGGACCGTCACCAAGATCCGGATCCGCGCGACGTGGATCACCAGCTTCGACCGCAAGGAGCTCGTGGTGCCGAACAAGGAGTTCGTCACCACCCAGCTCGTGAACTGGTCCCTCAGCGACCCGATCCTGCGCGTCGACATCCCGGTGGGCATCGCGTACGGCTCCGATACCGAGCTGGCCATTCGCGAGCTCCACGCCGTCGCCGTCGCGAACGAACACGTGCTCACCGAGCCGCGTCCCGAGGTGGTCTTCAAGGGCTTCGGCGAGAGCAGCCTCGACCTCGAGCTACGCGTCTTCAGCCCGGACATCGATCACCGGATCCCGATCCTCCACGCCCTGCACCTGGCGATCGACCGCGCCTTCCGCGCGGCCCGGATCGAGATCGCCTTCCCCCAGCGCGATCTCCACCTGCGCAGCGTGCCGCCGGGCGTGACCGTGGAGCCGGACGAGGCCTGA
- a CDS encoding metalloregulator ArsR/SmtB family transcription factor: MSQAALDETLAALADPTRRRVVELLQRRPRRAGELVAEFDVSGPAISRHLRILKEGGLVAEDRSPDDARCRVYRLLPKPFRDLQAWLSEVESFWTDQLASFKEHAEKRSRS; this comes from the coding sequence ATGAGCCAGGCCGCGCTCGACGAAACCCTCGCGGCGCTGGCCGATCCGACGCGCCGTCGCGTGGTCGAGCTGCTGCAGCGGCGTCCCCGCCGCGCAGGCGAGCTGGTGGCGGAGTTCGACGTGAGCGGACCCGCCATCAGTCGCCACCTGCGCATCTTGAAGGAGGGCGGACTCGTGGCCGAGGACCGCAGCCCTGACGACGCGCGCTGTCGCGTCTACCGCCTCCTTCCGAAACCCTTCCGCGACCTGCAGGCGTGGCTCTCCGAGGTCGAGTCGTTCTGGACCGACCAGCTGGCCTCCTTCAAGGAACACGCCGAGAAGCGGAGCCGCTCGTGA
- a CDS encoding SRPBCC domain-containing protein, with amino-acid sequence MSGASTDAVEVSTTLAVAPDLAFRLFTEEVDLWWKGGPRFRWYPERGGTLRFEPGVGGRFLEDYGDDAFEVGRVRVWEPATRLVFDFRARNFSPDQSTEVDVTFEAVGEGCRVTVVHSGWDAIAADHPARHGMDAASFDAMMGLWWADLLNAARKRAA; translated from the coding sequence GTGAGCGGCGCGTCGACGGATGCCGTCGAGGTCAGCACGACGCTCGCCGTGGCGCCGGACCTCGCGTTCCGATTGTTCACGGAGGAGGTGGACCTCTGGTGGAAAGGCGGGCCGCGCTTCCGGTGGTACCCCGAGCGCGGCGGCACGCTGCGCTTCGAGCCCGGCGTGGGTGGTCGCTTCCTCGAGGACTACGGCGACGACGCGTTCGAGGTCGGGCGCGTCCGGGTCTGGGAACCGGCCACGCGGCTCGTCTTCGACTTTCGAGCACGGAACTTCAGCCCGGATCAGTCGACCGAGGTCGACGTGACCTTCGAGGCGGTCGGAGAGGGTTGCCGGGTCACCGTCGTGCACAGCGGCTGGGACGCGATCGCCGCCGACCACCCGGCGCGCCACGGTATGGACGCCGCCTCCTTCGATGCGATGATGGGCCTGTGGTGGGCCGACCTCTTGAACGCCGCGCGCAAACGCGCCGCCTAG
- the pgsB gene encoding poly-gamma-glutamate synthase PgsB has product MALPFAIGALLVLLIGLGVVERARLHRHRSALPVRIHVNGTRGKSSVVRLLAAALRADGRRVFAKTTGSLPRLITPDGTELPVHRPGLTNVIEQLRILGLAARENADVLVIECMALQPALQSLCELEIVRATHGVICNAWPDHLDVMGPTDRDVALALAGTTPVGGVLFSAEREHRALFEAACRDRGSEFVGIGDAEVNTLSDAEMARFDYIEHRENVALTLAVCEQLGVDREVALAGMAQAEPDVGALREAEVRFFGRRLQFVNGFAANDPIATERVWRLALARHPDPDTRVMVLNCRLDRPDRSRQLGEALPAWPLADHYFLVGSGTYALARTAVGAGLPATRLTPLEGEGAADVFEEILGVAGRHALVVGAGNIAGIGLDLHRYFQRRATLTDAEQAA; this is encoded by the coding sequence GTGGCCCTTCCGTTCGCGATCGGCGCTTTGCTCGTGCTCCTGATCGGCCTGGGCGTCGTGGAGCGCGCGCGCCTGCACCGACACCGCTCTGCCCTCCCCGTCCGGATTCACGTGAACGGAACGCGGGGAAAGTCCTCGGTGGTGCGGCTGCTCGCGGCCGCCCTGCGCGCCGACGGCCGTCGCGTGTTCGCGAAGACGACCGGCTCGCTGCCGCGCCTGATCACTCCGGACGGCACCGAGCTTCCCGTGCATCGGCCGGGACTCACCAACGTGATCGAGCAGCTGCGCATCCTGGGACTCGCCGCACGCGAGAACGCCGACGTGCTGGTGATCGAGTGCATGGCGCTCCAGCCCGCGCTCCAGTCCCTGTGCGAGCTCGAGATCGTGCGCGCCACCCACGGCGTGATCTGCAACGCCTGGCCCGACCACCTCGATGTGATGGGCCCGACCGACCGCGATGTCGCCCTGGCACTCGCGGGCACGACGCCGGTGGGCGGTGTTCTGTTCAGCGCGGAACGCGAGCACCGCGCGCTCTTCGAGGCAGCCTGCCGCGATCGCGGCAGCGAGTTCGTCGGCATCGGAGACGCCGAGGTGAACACCCTCAGCGACGCCGAGATGGCCCGCTTCGACTACATCGAACACCGCGAGAACGTCGCGCTCACGTTGGCCGTGTGCGAGCAGCTCGGCGTCGATCGGGAAGTCGCGCTCGCGGGCATGGCCCAGGCGGAGCCCGATGTCGGTGCCCTGCGCGAAGCCGAGGTGCGGTTCTTCGGCCGGCGCCTCCAGTTCGTGAACGGCTTCGCGGCGAACGACCCGATCGCGACTGAACGCGTCTGGCGCCTGGCCCTCGCGCGGCATCCGGATCCCGACACGCGCGTCATGGTGCTCAACTGTCGCCTCGACCGACCCGACCGTTCGCGCCAGCTCGGCGAGGCGCTTCCCGCCTGGCCCCTTGCCGACCACTACTTCCTGGTCGGCTCGGGCACCTACGCGCTGGCACGCACGGCCGTCGGTGCCGGGCTCCCGGCGACTCGACTCACACCCCTCGAAGGCGAGGGCGCGGCCGACGTCTTCGAGGAGATCCTGGGGGTCGCAGGCCGGCACGCGCTGGTGGTCGGCGCCGGAAACATCGCGGGGATCGGGCTCGACCTCCACCGCTACTTCCAGCGGCGCGCCACCCTGACCGACGCGGAGCAGGCCGCATGA
- the pgsW gene encoding poly-gamma-glutamate system protein, which produces MQRLYWRQAHVSRVVHVLVAVIAAGALFAAERFQQVRVEPDFEIKRAAAQRMERGMELLRNHRVRRVAPVDAALDPTGSGMIGVASSSTTTNAGSLAAKRTTANPNWAAAMIDLLRRAGVEPGDAVAIGVSGSFPALNLAAYVAVEEMGLEAVAISSAGASSFGANLPGLTWLDMERLLAAAEITRTRSVAASLGGTRDQALGMQDRGRRQLRAAIDRNDVAFIDVDTEQTSIDQRMELYDTRAEGRRFAAYINVGGSLVSIGPKSVKRLYRAGVNLRPHPRGTHIDSVMMRFLNDTIPVINLSKVVPLAESYGLPVEPESAPRVGEGAVFEKRTHDRRLVGALVVGLLAASFALLRLDWGARLVELGGGGGSKLERMV; this is translated from the coding sequence GTGCAGCGGCTCTACTGGCGCCAAGCCCACGTCTCCCGCGTCGTACACGTCCTGGTCGCGGTGATCGCGGCCGGAGCGTTGTTCGCCGCCGAGCGATTCCAGCAGGTGCGCGTCGAGCCCGACTTCGAGATCAAGCGCGCGGCCGCCCAGCGGATGGAGCGCGGCATGGAGCTGCTGCGCAATCACCGCGTGCGCCGCGTCGCGCCGGTCGACGCCGCCCTCGACCCGACGGGCTCGGGCATGATCGGGGTCGCGAGCTCGTCCACCACGACGAACGCGGGATCCCTCGCCGCGAAGCGCACGACGGCCAACCCGAACTGGGCGGCGGCGATGATCGATCTGCTCCGACGCGCCGGCGTCGAACCCGGCGATGCGGTGGCGATCGGGGTGTCGGGATCGTTCCCCGCGCTCAACCTCGCCGCCTATGTCGCGGTCGAAGAGATGGGCCTCGAAGCCGTCGCCATCTCGAGCGCGGGGGCGTCGAGCTTCGGCGCGAATCTGCCGGGCCTGACCTGGCTCGACATGGAACGGCTCCTGGCCGCGGCCGAGATCACCCGCACCCGTTCGGTCGCCGCCTCGCTGGGCGGTACCCGCGACCAGGCCCTCGGCATGCAGGACCGCGGTCGACGCCAGCTGCGCGCGGCGATCGACCGCAACGACGTCGCCTTCATCGATGTCGACACCGAGCAGACGAGCATCGACCAGCGCATGGAGCTCTACGACACCCGCGCCGAGGGCCGTCGCTTCGCCGCCTACATCAACGTCGGCGGCTCGCTCGTCTCGATCGGCCCGAAGTCGGTGAAGCGCCTGTATCGGGCCGGGGTCAACCTGCGCCCCCATCCCCGCGGCACCCACATCGACAGCGTGATGATGCGCTTCCTGAACGACACGATTCCCGTCATCAACCTCTCGAAGGTCGTGCCGCTGGCCGAGAGCTACGGGCTGCCCGTCGAACCCGAGTCGGCGCCCCGGGTCGGCGAGGGCGCGGTCTTCGAGAAGCGCACCCACGACCGTCGCCTCGTCGGCGCACTGGTCGTCGGCCTGCTCGCGGCGAGCTTCGCCCTGCTGCGGCTCGACTGGGGCGCACGCCTGGTCGAGCTGGGCGGCGGCGGAGGGTCGAAGCTCGAGCGCATGGTGTAG
- a CDS encoding Dabb family protein, giving the protein MAEPGFRHVVLLQFQEGTDGAAREAIRAGLAALPAQIPELRAYHFGDDLGLVSGNFDFGIVADFDDEAAWRTYVDHPSHQDVIARCIKPVLAQRFAVQFALR; this is encoded by the coding sequence TTGGCCGAACCGGGTTTTCGTCACGTCGTCTTGCTGCAGTTCCAGGAAGGCACCGACGGCGCCGCACGCGAAGCGATTCGCGCCGGCCTGGCCGCCCTGCCCGCCCAGATTCCCGAGCTGCGCGCCTATCACTTCGGCGACGATCTCGGCCTGGTCTCGGGCAACTTCGACTTCGGCATCGTCGCCGACTTCGACGACGAGGCGGCCTGGCGCACCTACGTCGATCACCCGAGCCATCAGGACGTGATCGCGCGCTGCATCAAACCCGTGCTGGCCCAGCGCTTCGCGGTGCAGTTCGCGCTGCGCTGA
- a CDS encoding acyl-CoA dehydrogenase family protein gives MAWDFETEPEFQRELEWMDAFVRDEVEPLDLVLGDPYDKSDKRALALVKPLQEHVKERGLWACHLGEELGGPGFGQLKLGLMNEILGRSLWAPSVFGCQAPDSGNAEILAHYGSDEQKKRFLQPLLDGEISSCYSMTEPHAGADPTLFVTRAEKDGDHWVLNGEKWFSSNARYASFLIVMAVSDPDVSPYEGMSMFIVPTDLPGVNLVRNVGVGTEPEEEASHGYMRYENVRIPEDHLLGKPGSAFVIAQTRLGGGRIHHAMRTVGQLQRAFDMMCERALSREVRGGKLASLGVVQEQIADSWIEIEQFKLLVLRTAWMIDRYKDYKKVRKDIAAVKVAMPKVYREVAQRAMHLHGALGVSNEMPFARMLMSAEVMGIADGPTEVHKTTIARQVLRDHKAVDGLWPSAHLPTRRAAARERFAEFLEREIGNL, from the coding sequence ATGGCCTGGGACTTCGAGACCGAACCGGAATTCCAACGCGAGCTCGAGTGGATGGATGCGTTCGTCCGCGACGAGGTCGAGCCCCTCGACCTGGTGCTCGGCGACCCCTACGACAAGAGCGACAAGCGCGCCCTCGCCCTCGTGAAGCCCCTGCAGGAGCACGTGAAGGAGCGCGGCTTGTGGGCCTGCCACCTCGGGGAGGAACTCGGCGGCCCGGGCTTCGGCCAGCTGAAGCTGGGGCTGATGAACGAGATCCTGGGTCGCTCCCTCTGGGCGCCGTCGGTGTTCGGCTGTCAGGCCCCCGACTCGGGAAACGCCGAGATCCTCGCCCACTACGGCAGCGACGAGCAGAAGAAGCGCTTCCTGCAACCGCTCCTCGACGGCGAGATCTCGTCCTGTTACTCGATGACCGAGCCCCACGCCGGCGCCGACCCGACCCTGTTCGTCACGCGCGCGGAGAAGGATGGCGATCACTGGGTGCTCAACGGCGAGAAGTGGTTCTCGTCCAACGCCCGCTACGCCAGCTTCCTGATCGTGATGGCCGTGTCGGACCCGGACGTCTCGCCCTACGAGGGCATGAGCATGTTCATCGTGCCGACGGACCTGCCCGGCGTGAACCTGGTGCGCAACGTCGGCGTCGGCACCGAACCCGAAGAGGAAGCCAGCCACGGCTACATGCGGTACGAGAACGTCCGGATCCCCGAGGACCACCTCCTCGGGAAGCCGGGTTCGGCGTTCGTGATCGCCCAGACCCGGCTCGGCGGCGGCCGCATCCACCACGCCATGCGCACGGTGGGACAGCTCCAGCGCGCCTTCGACATGATGTGTGAGCGCGCGCTCTCGCGAGAAGTCCGGGGCGGCAAGCTCGCGTCGCTCGGTGTCGTGCAGGAGCAGATCGCCGACAGCTGGATCGAGATCGAGCAGTTCAAGCTGCTCGTGCTGCGAACCGCCTGGATGATCGATCGCTACAAGGACTACAAGAAGGTGCGCAAGGACATCGCCGCGGTGAAGGTGGCGATGCCGAAGGTCTACCGCGAGGTCGCGCAGCGCGCGATGCACCTGCACGGCGCGCTCGGGGTCTCGAACGAGATGCCCTTCGCGCGCATGCTGATGTCCGCCGAAGTGATGGGCATCGCCGACGGCCCGACTGAGGTGCACAAGACGACGATCGCGCGTCAGGTGCTGCGGGATCACAAGGCCGTCGACGGGCTCTGGCCGAGCGCCCACCTGCCGACGCGCCGGGCCGCGGCGCGCGAGCGCTTCGCCGAGTTCCTCGAACGCGAGATCGGCAACCTCTAG
- a CDS encoding VOC family protein codes for MAQNPVRTPQTIVPYLTYQDAPAAIEFLCKALGFEEAYRLEMGDGKIGHAQLDFAGNQVMLASCYPELGLQSPQDLDGVHCQVHIDVDDVDAHCAHAKSQGATIAMEPTDQPHGDRMYRVVDPEGHRWIFSTRLREMTPEEIRKAYEGA; via the coding sequence ATGGCCCAGAACCCCGTCCGCACGCCCCAGACCATCGTCCCCTACCTCACGTACCAGGACGCCCCCGCCGCGATCGAGTTCCTCTGCAAGGCCCTCGGCTTCGAGGAGGCCTATCGCCTCGAGATGGGCGACGGCAAGATCGGCCACGCCCAGCTCGACTTCGCTGGCAATCAGGTGATGCTCGCTTCCTGCTATCCGGAGCTGGGGTTGCAGTCACCCCAGGATCTGGATGGCGTGCACTGCCAGGTGCACATCGATGTCGACGACGTGGACGCCCACTGCGCCCACGCGAAGTCCCAGGGCGCCACGATTGCGATGGAGCCGACCGATCAACCGCACGGCGATCGCATGTACCGCGTCGTCGATCCGGAAGGACACCGCTGGATCTTCAGTACGCGTTTGCGCGAGATGACGCCCGAAGAGATCCGCAAGGCCTACGAGGGCGCATGA